In Bicyclus anynana chromosome 1, ilBicAnyn1.1, whole genome shotgun sequence, a single window of DNA contains:
- the LOC112054187 gene encoding carbonic anhydrase 1: MASQEWGYSVENGPATWVEKFPEARGARQSPVDIDTTRATSSGKAPPLVWRYSVNHPRSIVNPGYCWRVDENGYDSELRGGPLGSDVYKLEQWHCHWGAVNGEGSEHTVDGRSFSGELHLVHWNTSKYGSFAEAAGQTDGLAVLGVLLMVGSRHAELEKVVKLLPYIQHRGDKVTFSEPLNPANLLPKQTAYWTYPGSLTTPPCTESVTWILFKEPIQVSAEQLALMRKLRCGEASCGVEAMEVLHNYRPTLPLGNRELRDYGIN, from the exons GGCCAGCAACGTGGGTGGAAAAGTTCCCCGAAGCGAGAGGCGCTCGCCAAAGTCCAGTGGATATCGACACAACACGTGCGACCAGCAGTGGGAAGGCGCCGCCCCTAGTATGGCGCTACTCCGTCAACCACCCACGATCCATCGTCAACCCTGGATACTGCTGGAGGGTGGATGAAAACGGCTATGACTCTG AGCTCCGCGGTGGTCCACTGGGCTCGGACGTGTACAAATTGGAGCAGTGGCACTGTCACTGGGGGGCCGTCAACGGAGAGGGCTCGGAGCACACGGTCGACGGACGCTCGTTCTCCGGCGAGCTGCATCTGGTGCACTGGAACACGTCCAAGTACGGCAGCTTCGCTGAGGCGGCCGGACAGACTGACGGGCTCGCTGTACTCGGAGTATTGTTGATG GTTGGCTCCAGACACGCAGAACTTGAAAAGGTAGTGAAGCTACTGCCATACATCCAGCATCGAGGGGACAAGGTGACGTTCTCTGAGCCCCTGAACCCCGCCAACTTGCTGCCAAAGCAGACCGCGTATTGGACCTACCCCGGCTCCCTCACCACGCCGCCTTGCACTGAGTCCGTCACTTGGATACTCTTCAAGGAGCCTATTCAAGTTTCTGCAGAACAG TTGGCGTTAATGCGAAAGCTGCGTTGCGGCGAGGCGTCCTGTGGAGTAGAAGCGATGGAAGTGTTGCACAACTACCGGCCGACGCTGCCGCTCGGCAACCGCGAGTTGCGCGACTATGGCATCAACTAA